The genomic window GCGATCTACGCAGATCACTCGTCCGGGGAACCGACCTCGGATCGTAATGAAAGGAAAACGTCATGAAGTCAACCGTTCGCCGCAGGATGCTCGTCGGCGCATCGAGTCTCGGTGTCGCCGCCGTAGCGCTCGCACCGTCTGCCGCGCATGCCCAACCCCTGGCACCGGTAGCACCGGAACCCTTGGCCGCGGCAAAGTTCGTGGCCGCCCAGGACCGAACCCCGCTGCCCGCGTGCGTCGACGTACGGCACTCGACCGACTGGCGCCAGAACAAACTAGACGTCAAGAACAATTGCAACCACGGGGTCAATTGGTTCGTCGACAAGGAAGGACCCAACCTGGATTGCCGACACACTCCGGCAGGCGGCCGAGACCGCGTCACCTGGGGCATTCAAGACGCATACCACGGCACGTACAAGTGCTGAGTGAGTGCGCGAGCGGGCGAATCCCGGTGCTTGCACCGGGATTCGCCTTACCCCACGAGGCAATCGGCGTTCACCTATCGACGGCTACTCATCGGCGAGCACTTCGACTCTCATTGCCGTCGAACCGATTCGGATCGTGTCGCCGTCGCTGAGCAGGGTGCCCGCCACGATTTGTGTTCCGTTGACATAAGTTCCGTTCGCCGAGCCGAGATCGACGAGCAGCACCCCAGCCTCGCGAACGACCAGCCTCGCGTGATGGCGGCTGACGCGCGCGTCGTCGAGAACCAGATCGTTGTCCGGTAGCCGGCCGATCCGAACCCCGTTGTTGATCTCAACAATTCGCCCATCCGACAAACGCAGCGCCGCACGCGGTGCGGGTTGCGTTGTCTCCATGGTGGTTTTGCCGCGCGGTACCTCGATCGGCAGCAGCGGCTGCTGGTGTCGCACCTGCTGCTCGAGGGCAAGGGTGACCGGATCGGGATCGAGCCCCTCCAGGTCCGCCAAATTCGTCCGTAGCCGCCTGCACGCGTCAAGTGCCTCGGCTTGCCTTCCGGCAAGATACAGGGCGGTGACCAGCCTGCGCCACACAGCCTCGTTGACCGGATGGTCGGCCGCCAGTGCGGTCATTCCACCGACCGTCTCGGCCGCACGCCCCAGGGCGATCTCGGCGTCGACGCGGCTCAGCACCGTATTCATCCGGCGATCAGCCAGATCGGCCGCGAAGTTGTCGGCGAAGCCGAGACCACGCAGGTCGGCGAGCGGGTCGCCGCTCCACTGCGCCAGTGCGGTATCGAAGTGCACGAGCGCGCCGGCGTGATCGCCGGCCGCGGCCGCCGCGCTGGCGGCAGCCCGCTTCGATTCGAAACGCGCTGCGTCGCAACAGTTGTCGGAAATGTTGAGCTGATAGCCGGGGGTGATCGTCCGAAGGATCGCGGCTGCGTCGGCCCCAGCCGTCCGCAGGGCTTTGCGGATGTCGGCGACGAACACATGCAGCGTCGGGACGAAGCGGCCGGGCGGACGGCCGTCCCAGATACCGTTGGCCAGCGCATGAGACGACACCACCCGGCGCCGGTTGACGGCGAGCATCGCCAGCACCGCCCGAGTCTTGGTGCCGCCGATATTCAGTGCGGAGCCATCGACCATCAGCTGTACGGGTCCTAGCAAGCGCACATCCACCGACGGCACAGTCTCGTCGGGCATCTGCTCAGGATACCGCTGGCGAAAGAGCGGCAGCCATCGATGTCACGAGCCTGTTCAGCATGGACGCCAGAACGCAGCGGGTATCCTGGAATCCGTTCTCGCACAGGAGAGGGGGTGCAGAATGGGCGCCCCGTCGTTGCTACGGGGCAGCGTTTTCGCCGACCATCTGATCATGGAACGGCTCGGTTCCGGCGGTATGGGCACGGTGTACCTGGCACAACACCCGCGCCTACCTCGGTCGGTGGCGTTGAAGGTATTGGATCCCGAGCTGG from Nocardia iowensis includes these protein-coding regions:
- a CDS encoding BTAD domain-containing putative transcriptional regulator — its product is MPDETVPSVDVRLLGPVQLMVDGSALNIGGTKTRAVLAMLAVNRRRVVSSHALANGIWDGRPPGRFVPTLHVFVADIRKALRTAGADAAAILRTITPGYQLNISDNCCDAARFESKRAAASAAAAAGDHAGALVHFDTALAQWSGDPLADLRGLGFADNFAADLADRRMNTVLSRVDAEIALGRAAETVGGMTALAADHPVNEAVWRRLVTALYLAGRQAEALDACRRLRTNLADLEGLDPDPVTLALEQQVRHQQPLLPIEVPRGKTTMETTQPAPRAALRLSDGRIVEINNGVRIGRLPDNDLVLDDARVSRHHARLVVREAGVLLVDLGSANGTYVNGTQIVAGTLLSDGDTIRIGSTAMRVEVLADE